A stretch of the Luteimonas sp. JM171 genome encodes the following:
- a CDS encoding SH3 domain-containing protein: MLLGLVLALPGPLSARAPATEAPPLAVPGLLEEHLAPEFWIQARPAPDQVILTPEQIEQQNARMVAEDESIFDLHALPARLEGTQVRAWIEGLASMPSRELFDAEGQPVEASRLARIQDNVAIDAVPATQDTRFGMVVHRADLRAFPTALRVFHSPDNSDIDRFQESTLFPGDPVVITHESADGEWYFVVSDRYAAWIEKQYVAQGERDRILARASAEPFLVVTGATASTVYTPENPRVSNVQLEMGVRVPVLADWPATRAINGQIPAAHWVIELPVRGDDGALSFEPALLPRSADVADDYLPLTEANIIRQAFKFLGERYGWGHSYNARDCSGFLSEIFRSFNVLIPRNTSRQSISPALDRLGFDENDSWDDRVAALAEARPGDMIYFPGHVMMMLGHVDGEPFVIHDTSGMSWLPDPEGELVRLRLNGVVVTPVLPMMSNRTTPTVNRITSIQRLRP; the protein is encoded by the coding sequence ATGCTTCTGGGACTGGTGCTTGCGTTGCCCGGCCCCCTCTCCGCCCGCGCGCCGGCCACCGAAGCCCCGCCGCTGGCGGTCCCCGGATTGCTCGAAGAGCACCTGGCGCCGGAATTCTGGATCCAGGCCCGGCCGGCGCCGGACCAGGTGATCCTCACGCCGGAACAGATCGAACAGCAAAACGCGCGCATGGTGGCAGAAGACGAGTCGATCTTCGACCTGCATGCGCTGCCTGCGCGCCTGGAAGGCACCCAGGTGCGGGCCTGGATCGAAGGCCTCGCCAGCATGCCCAGCCGGGAGCTGTTCGACGCCGAGGGGCAGCCGGTGGAGGCATCGCGGCTGGCGCGGATCCAGGACAACGTCGCCATCGACGCCGTTCCTGCGACCCAGGACACCCGCTTCGGGATGGTGGTGCACCGCGCCGACCTGCGCGCCTTCCCCACCGCGCTGCGGGTGTTCCATTCGCCCGACAACAGCGACATCGACCGCTTCCAGGAGAGCACGCTGTTCCCCGGCGACCCGGTGGTGATCACGCATGAGAGCGCCGACGGCGAGTGGTATTTCGTGGTCAGCGACCGCTACGCCGCGTGGATCGAAAAGCAGTACGTTGCCCAGGGCGAGCGCGATCGCATCCTGGCCCGAGCCAGCGCCGAACCCTTCCTGGTCGTGACCGGCGCCACCGCGAGCACCGTCTACACGCCGGAGAACCCGCGCGTGTCCAACGTGCAGCTGGAGATGGGCGTGCGGGTGCCGGTGCTCGCCGACTGGCCGGCCACCCGGGCCATCAACGGCCAGATCCCCGCCGCCCACTGGGTGATCGAACTGCCGGTGCGCGGCGACGACGGCGCGCTGTCGTTCGAGCCGGCACTGCTGCCGCGCTCGGCCGACGTGGCCGACGACTACCTGCCACTCACCGAGGCCAACATCATCCGCCAGGCCTTCAAGTTCCTGGGCGAGCGCTACGGCTGGGGGCACTCCTACAACGCGCGCGACTGCAGCGGCTTCCTGTCGGAGATCTTCCGCAGCTTCAACGTGCTGATCCCGCGCAATACCAGCCGGCAGTCGATCAGCCCCGCGCTCGACCGCCTGGGCTTCGACGAGAACGACAGCTGGGACGATCGCGTGGCGGCGCTGGCCGAAGCGCGCCCGGGCGACATGATCTACTTCCCCGGCCACGTGATGATGATGCTGGGCCACGTGGACGGCGAGCCGTTCGTGATCCACGACACCTCCGGCATGAGCTGGCTCCCGGATCCGGAAGGCGAGCTGGTCCGGCTGCGCCTCAATGGCGTGGTGGTGACCCCGGTGCTGCCAATGATGTCCAACCGCACCACCCCCACCGTCAACCGCATCACCAGCATCCAGCGCCTGCGGCCCTGA
- a CDS encoding transglutaminase domain-containing protein yields the protein MAGLAVAAVPVAAAGPGPGSGVDVGQRLAAPTHIVELVDAGDFAGAEAAIAEALADPSIHQERRVALEFQRERMRRILMDFSLDEVGAKERLRRHIPDLTDDEFARWDDAGLIEARVIDGERRWFNRGPSNLFRISAEARERRATPLNFYDSPLELEVLPHHEQVREEAVASGSLSVVPHRVRVTQSLTVKPDAVPAGETIRAWVPFPRAIPGQQEDIRVISTSPGDHLLAPESSLQRTVYMETPAVAGEPTPFSVTYELTVYGQYADIDPARVVAAEITPELEPFVAERPPHVVFTDAMRLKSAQVVGGETNPYHIARKLFAAVDSIPWAGAREYSTITNLGQHALEQGHADCGQQTMLLITLLRMNGIPARWQSGWIFSDGTYNNMHDWGWLYLDPYGWVPMDVTFGDLPHSDPGLAGFYLGGLDAYRIAFNDDWSREFTPAKQHPRSETVDLQRGEAEWRGGNLYFDQWNYGFEWELVSRGADGVARSTSTNP from the coding sequence ATGGCCGGGCTGGCCGTGGCCGCCGTGCCCGTGGCCGCCGCCGGCCCGGGCCCTGGGAGCGGCGTCGATGTGGGCCAGCGGCTGGCGGCGCCAACCCACATTGTGGAGCTGGTGGACGCCGGGGATTTCGCGGGTGCCGAGGCGGCCATTGCCGAAGCGCTGGCTGATCCCTCCATCCATCAGGAGCGCCGCGTGGCGCTGGAGTTCCAGCGCGAGCGCATGCGCCGGATCCTGATGGATTTCAGCCTTGATGAAGTCGGCGCGAAGGAGCGGCTGCGCCGGCACATCCCGGACCTCACCGATGATGAATTCGCGCGCTGGGACGACGCCGGCCTGATCGAGGCGCGGGTGATCGACGGCGAGCGGCGCTGGTTCAACCGCGGGCCTTCCAACCTCTTCCGCATCAGCGCCGAGGCCCGGGAGCGCCGTGCGACCCCGCTCAACTTCTACGACAGCCCGCTGGAGCTGGAGGTCCTGCCGCACCACGAGCAGGTGCGCGAGGAGGCGGTGGCCAGCGGGAGCCTGTCGGTGGTACCGCACCGGGTACGCGTGACCCAGTCGCTGACGGTAAAGCCGGACGCCGTGCCGGCCGGCGAGACCATCCGGGCCTGGGTGCCGTTCCCGCGTGCGATCCCCGGGCAGCAGGAGGACATCCGGGTCATTTCCACCAGTCCGGGTGATCACCTGCTGGCTCCGGAATCGAGCCTGCAGCGCACCGTCTACATGGAGACACCCGCGGTTGCCGGTGAACCCACCCCGTTCTCGGTGACCTACGAACTCACTGTCTACGGCCAGTACGCGGACATCGACCCGGCCCGGGTGGTCGCTGCGGAAATCACCCCGGAGCTGGAGCCGTTCGTGGCCGAGCGCCCGCCGCACGTGGTGTTCACCGATGCGATGCGGCTGAAGTCGGCGCAGGTGGTGGGTGGAGAAACCAACCCCTACCACATCGCCCGAAAGCTGTTCGCCGCCGTGGATTCCATCCCCTGGGCCGGCGCGCGCGAATACTCGACCATCACCAACCTCGGCCAGCACGCGCTGGAGCAGGGCCACGCCGACTGCGGCCAGCAGACCATGTTGCTCATCACCCTGCTGCGGATGAACGGCATCCCGGCGCGCTGGCAGTCGGGATGGATCTTCTCCGACGGCACATACAACAACATGCACGACTGGGGCTGGCTGTACCTGGATCCCTACGGCTGGGTGCCGATGGACGTGACCTTCGGCGACCTCCCGCATTCCGATCCCGGCCTGGCCGGCTTCTACCTCGGTGGGCTCGATGCCTACCGGATCGCCTTCAACGACGACTGGTCGCGCGAGTTCACGCCGGCCAAGCAGCACCCGCGATCGGAAACCGTCGACCTGCAGCGCGGCGAAGCCGAGTGGCGGGGCGGCAACCTGTATTTCGACCAATGGAACTACGGATTCGAGTGGGAGCTCGTTTCCCGGGGCGCGGATGGAGTCGCCCGTTCTACCTCAACCAACCCCTGA
- a CDS encoding TonB-dependent receptor, with amino-acid sequence MKPRQTKMRRAALCIALGACLTTLAPVAVAQQVTGAVAGRATAGDQVVVNNPATGLTRSATVNADGSYRLGQLPVGTYNLQVTRDGQPVGEPLEVTVSLGGTTTVNLGSQGGIADMAAVQVVGTRVVNRVDVHSTESATNITREEWARLPVAQSLSSVALLAPGVVTGNSSFGGISFGGSSVAENSIFINGLNVTDFYRRQSFSTAPFAFFQEYQVKTGGYSVEFGRATGGVINAVTRSGSNELRGGVEVTFEPDAWKASGRDRIITGENSDGTTSTAIYRASRDRSSFTKANVWASGPLIRDRLFLFAMYEQRDSDSKYTSNTGATWYESESDNGFWGAKMDWRINDDHMLELLAFSDEGDSDLTTYGYNWDTNERTDATGTSNSESGGKSGSITYTGYFGQSFIAKAMYGINRSQAFTSSPADGLCEGVFVNASYSDIYNAMGNPTLGCHPTGSSIVAHEDEREVGRLDFEWTLGDHQLRFGIDHEIMTTDRTTFYPGPTGMQYTAYEMAPGSVLDNGAVVPDGITEVLMARRRLDGGVFETTASAYYLEDTWSVTPNFLLNLGVRVDSFNNKTAAGGSFIKMDNLVSPRFGFSWDMQGDGTSKLFGNLGRYYLPVTNNINYTFAGGLTDERTFYVLDGWAERTNPVTGGSYMEPIIGSQIGPVDTNYNVEVGDLRQSVDADLDAVYQDEAILGYQAMLSQAWSWGVNATYRRMKNALDDVRINHTPCGPVGYNLWPIANPGKPLTIWGDASIGCDTEGWITIDTSRDGYIKGGSGEVVGYSEPKRTYKSIELQIDRAWDGVWAFNASYIWSKLSGNHEGPVNSDTNYGDTGMVQHWDHPANNEDYGPLFNDRRHQIKLRGSYALSDQWSFGAMFTAMSGAPINMFGVTWPNDSVGGASFVTEGSGGGTFWHCVANCSGDWSERVYEYAGRGAGGRTPWTYNLGANVTWTLPVDGIDLKARFSVYNLLNNDEVINVRQRYEMGPGVSRGLHGTGTRWQSPRYAQLVVTWNF; translated from the coding sequence ATGAAGCCCAGACAAACCAAGATGCGCCGCGCAGCCCTGTGCATCGCCCTCGGGGCCTGCCTGACCACCCTGGCGCCCGTGGCGGTTGCGCAGCAGGTCACCGGTGCAGTCGCCGGCCGCGCCACCGCGGGCGACCAGGTGGTGGTGAACAACCCGGCCACGGGCCTGACCCGTTCGGCCACCGTCAACGCCGATGGCAGCTACCGCCTGGGCCAGCTGCCGGTGGGCACCTACAACCTGCAGGTGACGCGCGATGGGCAGCCGGTTGGTGAGCCGCTGGAGGTCACCGTTTCCCTGGGCGGCACCACGACCGTCAACCTGGGATCCCAGGGTGGCATCGCGGACATGGCCGCCGTGCAGGTGGTCGGCACCCGCGTGGTCAACCGCGTCGACGTGCACTCCACCGAGTCGGCCACCAACATCACCCGCGAGGAGTGGGCGCGCCTGCCGGTGGCGCAGAGCCTGAGCTCGGTGGCGCTGCTGGCGCCGGGCGTGGTGACCGGCAACTCGAGCTTCGGCGGCATTTCCTTCGGCGGCTCCTCGGTGGCCGAGAACTCGATCTTCATCAACGGCCTCAACGTTACCGATTTCTACCGCCGGCAAAGCTTCTCCACCGCGCCGTTCGCGTTCTTCCAGGAGTACCAGGTCAAGACCGGCGGTTACTCGGTCGAGTTCGGCCGCGCCACCGGCGGCGTGATCAACGCGGTGACGCGCTCCGGCAGCAACGAATTGAGGGGCGGCGTCGAGGTCACGTTCGAGCCGGATGCCTGGAAGGCAAGCGGGCGGGACCGGATCATCACCGGCGAGAACTCGGACGGCACCACCTCCACCGCGATCTACCGCGCCAGCCGTGATCGCAGCAGCTTCACCAAGGCCAACGTGTGGGCATCCGGCCCGCTGATCCGCGACCGCCTGTTCCTGTTCGCCATGTACGAGCAGCGTGACAGCGATTCGAAGTACACCAGCAACACCGGTGCGACCTGGTACGAGAGCGAGTCCGACAACGGGTTCTGGGGCGCCAAGATGGATTGGCGCATCAACGACGACCACATGCTCGAACTGCTCGCGTTCTCGGACGAGGGCGACAGCGACCTCACCACCTACGGCTACAACTGGGATACCAACGAGCGTACCGATGCCACCGGCACCAGCAACAGCGAAAGCGGTGGCAAGAGCGGTTCCATCACCTATACCGGCTATTTCGGCCAGAGCTTCATCGCCAAGGCGATGTACGGCATCAACCGGAGCCAGGCATTCACCTCGTCCCCGGCCGATGGCCTTTGCGAAGGCGTGTTCGTCAACGCCAGCTACAGCGATATCTACAACGCCATGGGCAACCCGACCCTGGGTTGCCACCCCACGGGCAGCTCGATCGTTGCCCACGAGGACGAGCGCGAGGTGGGCAGGCTGGACTTCGAGTGGACGCTGGGCGACCACCAGCTCCGCTTCGGCATCGACCACGAGATCATGACCACGGACCGGACCACGTTCTATCCCGGTCCCACCGGCATGCAGTACACCGCGTACGAGATGGCGCCCGGTTCGGTGCTGGACAACGGTGCCGTGGTCCCCGACGGGATCACCGAGGTGCTGATGGCGCGCAGGCGCCTGGATGGCGGCGTGTTCGAGACCACCGCCAGCGCGTACTACCTCGAGGACACCTGGAGCGTCACGCCGAACTTCCTGCTCAACCTGGGCGTCCGGGTGGACAGCTTCAACAACAAGACCGCGGCCGGTGGCAGCTTCATCAAGATGGACAACCTGGTGTCGCCGCGCTTTGGCTTCTCCTGGGACATGCAGGGCGACGGCACCAGCAAGCTGTTCGGCAACCTGGGCCGCTACTACCTGCCGGTCACCAACAACATCAACTACACCTTCGCCGGTGGCCTGACCGACGAGCGCACCTTCTACGTGCTTGACGGCTGGGCCGAGCGGACCAACCCGGTGACCGGCGGTTCGTACATGGAGCCGATCATCGGCAGCCAGATCGGGCCGGTCGACACCAATTACAACGTCGAAGTGGGCGACCTGCGCCAGAGCGTCGACGCGGACCTGGACGCCGTGTACCAGGACGAAGCGATCCTCGGCTACCAGGCCATGCTCAGCCAGGCCTGGTCGTGGGGTGTCAATGCCACCTACCGCCGGATGAAGAACGCGCTGGACGACGTGCGCATCAACCACACCCCCTGCGGGCCGGTGGGCTACAACCTGTGGCCGATCGCCAACCCGGGCAAGCCGCTGACCATCTGGGGCGATGCCAGCATCGGCTGCGACACCGAGGGCTGGATCACCATCGATACCTCCCGCGACGGTTACATCAAGGGCGGCAGCGGCGAGGTGGTCGGCTACTCCGAGCCCAAGCGCACGTACAAATCCATCGAGCTGCAGATCGACCGCGCCTGGGATGGCGTCTGGGCGTTCAACGCCTCCTACATCTGGTCGAAGCTGAGCGGCAACCACGAGGGTCCGGTCAACTCGGATACCAACTACGGCGACACCGGCATGGTCCAGCACTGGGACCATCCGGCCAACAACGAGGACTACGGCCCGCTGTTCAACGACCGCCGGCACCAGATCAAGCTGCGCGGCAGCTATGCGCTCAGCGACCAGTGGTCGTTTGGCGCCATGTTCACGGCCATGTCCGGTGCCCCCATCAACATGTTCGGCGTGACCTGGCCCAACGACAGCGTCGGCGGCGCGAGCTTCGTGACCGAGGGTTCCGGCGGTGGCACGTTCTGGCACTGCGTGGCCAACTGCTCCGGCGACTGGAGCGAGCGGGTGTACGAATATGCCGGCCGGGGTGCCGGTGGCCGCACGCCCTGGACCTACAACCTGGGTGCCAACGTCACCTGGACGTTGCCGGTGGACGGCATCGACCTCAAGGCCAGGTTCTCGGTGTACAACCTGCTCAACAACGACGAGGTGATCAACGTGCGCCAGCGCTACGAGATGGGCCCGGGCGTGTCGCGCGGCCTGCACGGCACCGGCACCCGCTGGCAGTCGCCGCGCTACGCGCAGCTCGTGGTGACCTGGAACTTCTGA
- a CDS encoding serine hydrolase, with translation MSRISFLLAASLTAAIFFAPASAASGYSPAAVRAAVDEAMERYDLPGIAVGVVADGRVVQVELRGEVEAGGGVPIGRDTLFKVASNTKAMTAALLARQVDAGLLAWDDPVIEHLPDFRMHEDWVTREIQVRDLLIHNSGLGPGAGDLMLWPEPNSFTREEVIAGIAHLKPLWSFRSRYAYDNNLYIVAGEVAAAAGGAPFDVLLRREVFEPLGMDGCRIGEWRLDEAGSVAAPHGRSNGGWVARPDGEVVADMPMAAAGGVRCGLADMMRWVQAWLSPEEVEGWLSGEQREAVWTAHTPMPLTRRMREWNNSHFSAYGYGWRLTDVDGTAKVSHTGTLSGMYSAVTLLPELDVGFVILIHSNAGQARTVLEQTLAKHFSAPDAGHTVAHYIDALAREREAALEAGTAGLPADARAPRAPASMADLEPFLGTWRDPWFGDVTVCPAGDGVRFESARSPRLAGPVLAAAGRLLVDFDTLGADADAWLEFSVASADGPARLTMAKVDPEADFSYDYEDLSFARTGDCPMR, from the coding sequence GTGAGCCGTATCTCTTTCCTCCTCGCGGCCAGCCTGACGGCCGCGATTTTTTTTGCGCCGGCCTCCGCCGCCAGCGGCTACTCACCCGCCGCGGTCAGGGCGGCGGTGGACGAGGCCATGGAGCGCTACGACCTGCCCGGCATCGCCGTTGGGGTGGTGGCCGATGGCCGCGTGGTCCAGGTGGAACTGCGCGGCGAGGTCGAGGCGGGCGGCGGGGTGCCCATCGGCCGGGACACGCTGTTCAAGGTGGCCTCCAACACCAAGGCCATGACCGCCGCGCTGCTGGCGCGCCAGGTCGATGCCGGGCTGCTGGCCTGGGACGACCCGGTGATCGAGCACCTGCCGGATTTCCGCATGCATGAGGACTGGGTGACGCGCGAGATCCAGGTGCGCGACCTGCTCATCCACAACAGTGGGCTCGGGCCCGGGGCCGGCGACCTGATGCTGTGGCCCGAGCCGAATTCCTTCACCCGTGAGGAGGTGATCGCCGGCATCGCCCACCTCAAGCCGCTGTGGAGCTTCCGCTCGCGCTACGCGTATGACAACAACCTCTACATCGTGGCTGGTGAAGTCGCCGCGGCCGCAGGAGGCGCGCCGTTCGACGTGCTGCTCCGGCGCGAGGTGTTCGAGCCGCTGGGCATGGACGGCTGCCGCATCGGGGAATGGCGCCTGGACGAGGCAGGCAGCGTGGCCGCCCCGCACGGACGCAGCAATGGCGGGTGGGTGGCGCGGCCCGACGGCGAAGTGGTGGCGGACATGCCGATGGCGGCCGCGGGCGGCGTGCGCTGCGGGCTTGCCGACATGATGCGCTGGGTGCAGGCGTGGCTGTCCCCGGAGGAGGTCGAGGGCTGGCTGTCCGGCGAGCAGCGCGAGGCGGTGTGGACCGCACACACCCCGATGCCACTGACCAGGCGCATGCGGGAGTGGAACAACAGCCACTTCTCCGCGTACGGCTATGGCTGGCGGCTCACGGACGTGGACGGGACCGCGAAGGTGTCGCACACCGGCACGCTGTCGGGCATGTACTCGGCGGTGACGCTGCTGCCCGAGCTCGACGTGGGCTTCGTGATCCTGATCCACTCCAACGCCGGCCAGGCGCGCACGGTGCTGGAGCAGACCCTGGCCAAGCACTTCAGTGCCCCGGACGCCGGGCATACCGTCGCGCATTACATCGATGCCCTTGCCCGCGAGCGGGAAGCCGCGCTGGAAGCGGGCACCGCCGGCCTGCCGGCGGATGCGAGGGCGCCGCGCGCGCCCGCTTCAATGGCCGACCTCGAGCCCTTCCTTGGCACCTGGCGCGACCCGTGGTTCGGGGACGTGACCGTGTGCCCCGCCGGTGACGGGGTGCGTTTTGAATCGGCCAGGTCGCCGCGGCTCGCCGGCCCGGTGCTTGCTGCCGCCGGACGCCTGCTGGTGGACTTCGACACCCTGGGCGCCGACGCGGACGCATGGCTGGAGTTCAGTGTCGCAAGCGCGGATGGGCCGGCACGCCTGACCATGGCCAAGGTCGATCCGGAGGCGGACTTCAGCTACGACTACGAAGACCTGTCGTTCGCGCGAACCGGGGACTGCCCGATGCGATAG
- a CDS encoding TonB-dependent receptor, which translates to MHAVPLCRKPGHLAVAVLFALAMPGIAAAQQDRPTEQEEQRQARTLDTVRVTGSHIRRTDAETQLPITVFQRADIEAQGITSAEQLLMYMNIAGNSSDNLASNAGIVHEEQRGNNGVSGANLRGQGADATLVLLNGRRVATHGLKGRAVDLNSIPFAAIDRVEVLRDGASAVYGTDAIGGVINFITRRDFEGGEASVFADMTEAGGADIYRANLLLGGGSLDDDGWNVFGTLSVKKNTILRGDDRDFSNTFQPARGLSPDTRGTPFATVFGLAGSLADGGLVDPVDGSLQTAFNTLNLPGAPGCEAGGEMMGPYGYQLWNVPASRYACAWDYPAAAVIQQPQESVDFIGRATFRLADAHEAFFEFVGSDVDVEKTFEPNQISSSTSATAAFNPDTWYPSTGDSYDMVYDALADYFGADQLQYGERIAYRWRCMDCGPRQILTNTRAYRVLLGFEGMLGDWDYSFGVSRASSESKSTLNGGYHYTDALQELFGSGLLNPFLMPGQSQSPEALAGLQAASATGVVLYGGESVVTQVDGIVSGDIGLSLPGGAIYAAAGFDLRREEFKFDGDQRTDPRVVFNAPFDQANILDDVSRDIKAVFAELYLPLFESLEVTLAGRYDHYDGFGSTTNPKVSFKYQPIDALAFRGAYSTGFKVPSFNQLFNGVSELQYTGLDLADPASCPGGVANDAVPGCESIRPDELFGGKQDLEPEESKQKSLGVVIAPVDWFNLTLDWWEIERINTIRSAPRELLIEYYDLFSGNWIRDASGDVVAIDRRYINSGGSKMSGVELDANVFGDLAGGTWRLGLNGSYIDSFRTKGIEALPYTDNLVGDYVRYYNLPIKWKHTLNFSWFRGDWSHSLTQVYRHGYNDELPVSVRNGTYVPPAWDPRVSSYTTYNYSVSWTGIEDVKLTFGVRNLLDEDPPFTAHQNDFAAGAAWEPRIADPRGRAYSLLVEYRFF; encoded by the coding sequence ATGCATGCAGTTCCGCTTTGCAGGAAGCCGGGGCACCTTGCCGTGGCCGTGTTGTTCGCCCTGGCCATGCCGGGCATCGCTGCAGCCCAGCAGGACAGGCCGACGGAGCAGGAGGAGCAGCGCCAGGCGCGCACGCTCGATACGGTCCGGGTCACCGGCAGCCACATCCGGCGCACCGACGCCGAGACCCAGCTTCCGATCACGGTGTTCCAGCGGGCCGACATCGAGGCGCAGGGCATCACCTCGGCCGAGCAGCTGCTGATGTACATGAACATCGCCGGCAACTCCTCGGACAACCTGGCCAGCAACGCCGGCATCGTCCACGAGGAACAGCGCGGCAACAACGGCGTCTCCGGCGCCAACCTGCGCGGGCAGGGCGCCGATGCCACCCTGGTACTGCTCAACGGCCGGCGCGTGGCCACCCACGGGCTCAAGGGCCGGGCAGTGGACCTCAACTCGATCCCCTTCGCCGCCATCGACCGGGTCGAGGTGCTGCGCGATGGGGCCTCCGCCGTCTACGGCACGGATGCCATCGGCGGGGTGATCAACTTCATCACCCGGCGCGACTTCGAGGGTGGCGAGGCGTCGGTGTTCGCCGACATGACCGAGGCCGGCGGCGCGGACATCTATCGCGCCAACCTGCTGCTGGGTGGCGGCAGCCTGGATGACGACGGCTGGAACGTGTTCGGCACGCTGAGCGTCAAAAAGAACACCATCCTGCGCGGAGACGACCGGGACTTCTCCAATACCTTCCAGCCGGCGCGGGGCCTCTCCCCGGATACCCGCGGCACGCCGTTCGCCACCGTGTTCGGGCTGGCCGGCTCGCTGGCTGACGGTGGCCTGGTCGATCCGGTCGACGGCTCCCTCCAGACCGCCTTCAACACGCTCAACCTGCCGGGTGCGCCCGGCTGCGAGGCGGGCGGGGAGATGATGGGGCCGTACGGCTACCAGCTGTGGAACGTTCCCGCCTCGCGCTATGCCTGTGCCTGGGACTACCCGGCGGCCGCGGTGATCCAGCAGCCGCAGGAGAGCGTGGACTTCATCGGCCGGGCCACCTTCCGGCTTGCCGATGCCCACGAGGCCTTCTTCGAATTCGTGGGCTCCGACGTGGACGTGGAGAAGACCTTCGAGCCCAACCAGATCTCCTCCAGCACCTCGGCCACCGCGGCCTTCAATCCCGACACCTGGTACCCGAGCACGGGCGATTCGTATGACATGGTCTACGACGCGCTGGCGGATTACTTCGGCGCCGACCAGCTGCAATACGGTGAGCGCATCGCCTACCGCTGGCGCTGCATGGACTGCGGGCCCCGCCAGATCCTGACCAATACCCGCGCCTACCGGGTGCTGCTCGGGTTCGAGGGCATGCTCGGCGACTGGGATTACAGCTTCGGCGTGTCGCGGGCGTCGAGCGAGTCGAAGTCCACCCTCAACGGGGGTTACCACTACACCGATGCCCTGCAGGAGCTGTTCGGCAGCGGACTGCTCAATCCGTTCCTGATGCCCGGGCAGTCGCAGTCGCCCGAGGCGCTTGCCGGCCTGCAGGCGGCCTCGGCCACGGGCGTGGTCCTGTATGGCGGCGAATCGGTGGTCACCCAGGTCGACGGCATCGTGTCCGGAGACATCGGCCTTTCGCTGCCGGGCGGCGCCATCTACGCGGCGGCGGGCTTCGACCTGCGCCGCGAGGAGTTCAAGTTCGACGGCGACCAGAGGACGGACCCGCGCGTGGTGTTCAACGCGCCGTTCGACCAGGCCAACATCCTCGACGACGTCAGCCGTGACATCAAGGCGGTGTTCGCCGAACTCTACCTGCCGCTGTTCGAGAGCCTCGAAGTCACCCTGGCGGGGCGCTACGACCACTATGACGGCTTCGGCAGCACCACCAACCCGAAGGTCTCGTTCAAGTACCAGCCCATCGACGCGCTGGCGTTCCGGGGTGCGTACAGCACCGGCTTCAAGGTGCCGTCCTTCAACCAGCTGTTCAACGGGGTCTCCGAGCTGCAGTACACCGGCCTGGACCTCGCGGATCCGGCGAGTTGCCCGGGCGGGGTGGCCAACGATGCCGTGCCCGGCTGCGAATCGATCCGCCCGGACGAGCTGTTCGGCGGCAAGCAGGACCTGGAGCCGGAGGAGTCGAAGCAGAAGAGCCTGGGCGTGGTGATCGCACCGGTGGACTGGTTCAACCTGACCCTGGACTGGTGGGAGATCGAGCGCATCAACACGATCCGCTCGGCGCCACGCGAGCTCCTGATCGAGTACTACGACCTGTTCTCGGGCAACTGGATCCGCGACGCCAGCGGTGACGTGGTCGCCATCGACCGGCGCTACATCAACTCGGGCGGCAGCAAGATGTCGGGCGTTGAGCTGGACGCCAACGTGTTCGGCGACCTCGCCGGCGGCACCTGGCGCCTGGGCCTCAACGGCAGCTACATCGATTCGTTCCGCACCAAGGGCATCGAGGCGCTTCCGTACACCGACAACCTGGTCGGCGACTACGTGCGCTACTACAACCTGCCGATCAAGTGGAAGCACACGCTCAACTTCAGCTGGTTCCGCGGCGACTGGAGCCACAGCCTGACCCAGGTCTACCGCCACGGCTACAACGACGAGCTGCCCGTGAGCGTGCGCAACGGCACCTACGTGCCACCGGCCTGGGATCCGCGGGTCTCCAGCTACACCACCTACAACTACAGCGTGAGCTGGACCGGGATCGAGGACGTGAAGCTGACCTTCGGCGTGCGCAACCTCCTTGACGAGGATCCGCCCTTCACCGCGCACCAGAACGACTTCGCCGCCGGGGCGGCCTGGGAACCAAGGATCGCCGACCCGCGCGGGCGCGCCTACAGCTTGCTGGTGGAGTACAGGTTCTTCTGA
- a CDS encoding DUF6491 family protein yields MMKSIPALLASLLLAACATTGMSDGQKAALYEANAGEPVRSFRFFGRLHSWTALGDDAVVVWTRPREAWLLDLSGACPDLAFSHAIAVTSSMNTVHVNFDKVRPITGTSPSMTVPCHIRQIRPLDVTAIRAAERDMREGGEVLDEPREDQSPDSGT; encoded by the coding sequence ATGATGAAGTCCATTCCCGCGCTGTTGGCATCCCTGCTGCTGGCCGCGTGCGCGACCACGGGGATGAGTGATGGCCAGAAGGCCGCCCTGTACGAGGCCAACGCCGGCGAGCCGGTGCGCAGCTTCCGGTTCTTCGGCCGCCTCCACAGCTGGACGGCCCTTGGAGACGATGCGGTGGTGGTCTGGACCCGGCCACGCGAGGCCTGGCTGCTGGACCTGTCGGGCGCCTGCCCCGACCTGGCGTTCAGCCACGCGATCGCCGTCACCAGCAGCATGAACACCGTGCACGTCAACTTCGACAAGGTCCGGCCGATCACCGGCACCTCGCCGTCGATGACCGTTCCCTGCCACATCCGCCAGATCCGCCCGCTGGACGTGACCGCGATCCGCGCGGCGGAGCGCGACATGCGCGAAGGCGGGGAGGTGCTGGATGAGCCCCGGGAGGATCAGTCGCCGGATTCGGGGACGTAG